The window TCTCGACCCGAAGAAGCACCAACCGCCAGTCGACGGAATTGTGCCGATACTCGCGGGCGGTCTCGGATTCTTCATGGGCACGTATACGAACATGGCATCCTACTTGGCGGAGCTAGTCGCCTTGTGCGAGCGAGAGATTGATCGCAACGCCTAAGCCGGAAGCCGTGCGCGGCAGCATCAATCAACGCAGCGGTTGCTAACGTGCTGCAAACGAACCAGGCACCACCAAGCTCAAAGCGCCCGCATTCGGTGGAACGGTCTGGCGCGAAGAGCAACTATTTCCAAACACAGCCTCAGGTGGAAGACACTTCAAAACCGCGTGGTCCCGGCTTGCCGGGACGGAGGGTTCGACTCCCTTCCTTCTCCGCCAATCGCTGCCGCGACCATGACTACTCGCAGCTCACACGAGATCTCACCCTACGTCTGACGATTCACGAAGGGCTGATCGCGGGCCGCCAAGGCCGCTTTGAGCCCCTGCTCGCGGCTGGTCTTGGCCCACTGCTTCACCGCTGGAGTCTGATGCGCGATCACATCGAGATCGGCGGCCGATTGCTCGGCCGCGCGCAGCCCCATCACTTCGTAGAAACGATTCACCGCGGCTTTGTGCAGCGTCAGCAAATCGAGCGGAACCATGGCGATCCGCCGCGCCAAGGCCAGCGTCTCCTCGTCCAGCCGCTCACGCGGCACCACTCGATTGATGAGACCCCACTCCAGCGCCTCGGCCGCCCCGAGCAGATCGCCGGTGAAAAACAGCTCCTTGCTCTTGCGCATCCCGATCAGATACGGCCATAGCGACAGTGACGGCAAGACGCCGAGCGCTCGTCCGGCAGGATGCCCGAATTGTGCATCATCGGC is drawn from Deltaproteobacteria bacterium and contains these coding sequences:
- a CDS encoding enoyl-CoA hydratase/isomerase family protein; amino-acid sequence: MDYDSITYEQLGDHVVRLTLNRPDKLNAMNGQLLHEFDRALDDFEGDRDASVLIIRGAGRAFCAGYDLQPQPGGGGGLGTLTVTADRLNVQKFIERWQRLWTLPKPTIAQVHGYCLAGGTELAGHCDLAIAADDAQFGHPAGRALGVLPSLSLWPYLIGMRKSKELFFTGDLLGAAEALEWGLINRVVPRERLDEETLALARRIAMVPLDLLTLHKAAVNRFYEVMGLRAAEQSAADLDVIAHQTPAVKQWAKTSREQGLKAALAARDQPFVNRQT